Proteins from one Mycteria americana isolate JAX WOST 10 ecotype Jacksonville Zoo and Gardens chromosome 1, USCA_MyAme_1.0, whole genome shotgun sequence genomic window:
- the ACTR6 gene encoding actin-related protein 6: MATLVLDNGAYNAKIGYSHANVSVIPNCQFRSKTARLKTFTANQLDEIKDPSGLFYILPFQKGYLVNWDVQRQVWDYLFGKEMYQVDFVDTNIIITEPYFNFSSIQESMNEILFEEYQFQAVLRVNAGALSAHRYFRDNPSELCCIIVDSGYSFTHIVPYCRSKKKKEAIIRINVGGKLLTNHLKEIISYRQLHVMDETHVINQVKEDVCYVSQDFYKDMDIAKLKGEENTVMVDYVLPDFSTIKKGFCKPREEMVLSGKYKTGEQTLRLTNERFAVPEILFHPSDIGIQEMGIPEAIVYSIQNLPEEMQPHFFKNIVLTGGNTLFPGFRDRVYSEVRCLTPTDYDVSVVLPENPITYSWEGGKLISENDDFEDMVVTREDYEEHGHNICEEKFDI, from the exons ATGGCGACGCTGGTGCTGGATAACGGCGCCTACAACGCCAAGATCGGCTACAGCCACGCGAACGTCAG CGTTATTCCCAACTGTCAGTTCAGATCAAAGACTGCACGCTTGAAAACATTTACGGCAAATCAACTGGATGAAATTAAAGATCCCTCCGGtcttttttatattcttccttttcagaaa GGTTACTTGGTGAACTGGGATGTCCAGAGACAGGTCTGGGATTatctttttggaaaagaaatgtatCAA GTGGATTTTGTAGATACCAATATTATTATTACCGAACCTTATTTTAACTTCAGTTCAATACAAGAATCCATGAACGAAATTCTATTTGAAGAATATCAATTCCAAGCAGTTCTTAGAGTAAATG ctggaGCTCTTAGTGCGCACAGGTATTTCCGGGATAATCCGTCTGAGCTATGTTGTATCATTGTGGATAGTGGATACTCCTTCACACACATTGTACCTTATTGtagaagtaaaaagaagaaagaggcaatCATCAG GATTAACGTTGGAGGAAAACTCTTAACCAACCATCTGAAGGAGATAATCTCTTACAG gCAGCTACATGTTATGGATGAAACGCATGTAATTAATCAAGTGAAAGAAGATGTGTGTTACGTTTCTCAAGACTTTTACAAGGACATGGACATCGCCAA attgaaaggagaggaaaatactgtaatggTAGATTACGTTTTGCCAGACTTCAGCACAATCAAAAAAGGATTTTGTAAG CCAAGGGAAGAGATGGTGTTAAGTGGAAAATACAAGACTGGTGAACAAACACTTCGTCTGACAAATGAAAGATTTGCAGTTCCAGAAATACTCTTCCATCCTTCAGATATTGGTATTCAAGAGATGGGAATTCCTGAAGCCATTGTTTATTCTATTCAGAATTTACCTGAAG aaatgcagCCTCATTTCTTCAAGAACATAGTTCTGACTGGGGGAAACACCCTTTTTCCAGGCTTCAGAGATCGGGTTTATTCTGAAGTTCGATGTCTTACTCCAACTGATTATGATGTTTCCGTTGTTCTTCCTGAAAA cCCTATTACTTATTCTTGGGAAGGTGGGAagctcatttctgaaaatgatgatTTTGAAGACATGGTAGTAACTAGAGAAGATTATGAAGAACATGGACACAATATCTGTGAAGAGAAATTTGATATATAG